In Onychostoma macrolepis isolate SWU-2019 chromosome 06, ASM1243209v1, whole genome shotgun sequence, one DNA window encodes the following:
- the card14 gene encoding LOW QUALITY PROTEIN: caspase recruitment domain-containing protein 14 (The sequence of the model RefSeq protein was modified relative to this genomic sequence to represent the inferred CDS: inserted 1 base in 1 codon) codes for MAESVLNTPDLKDLEEEELWDLINDNRHAISLGVRPCVLIPYLRQARVLTDLDEDEILTCFNFTNRGMKTSHMIDLLRVQGHNGAMALLESLMIHYPALYTRITGRQPSIEPSGFSGLINYNELTEYLVRAVSSMQTELQVARHEASRLQGRCCQLEGKLEQTQQNNEELSQMQGEHARLRSHLDGLNRELLKLKDEKCDLYVRYTTALEEKSATIVRNRDLQLEISQLQHELKKARKETDFERQRSLKNPTDTQKLKDELNAVRAKLLETETLFPVQQDILAHDLKEVENRRSELAEEVSRLSEENIRLQQEKEELLEEKDCLALEVEKLTVDCEMYQHRSTLFHSQLEEVQAERDRAYLSRDEAQAQIARSLAEKDVQRGQLMELQARVFAMKACSKQRERREKSRDRKFSCDSSRGSCSEFPPSSPQPRRQLCRLNAILPESFNSFDACEFNDEAICSISSNQVEPPCSESLRRRGFASRSDVEDIYSSQDSLSFDHDYVFISKGDSFDEPKSPAQIRCSASRRSPNDSVSRASAPPFLMRCRPQALRITGRVLTVFFQGEMLLNQIQVIXGNKTGVFVHHVTEGSSAQSTGISPGSQILQLKYEREQRAVQMVLEDTTMEEALWALGQVQGPCNITLRPSQDAYENLLQQLKNGEVMSGDSFYIRVNMTIPGDTAGTLAVKCNDIVHVTDTHHSDDGSWWASHLHPCHLEDLKSGALPNYYRAQRLLIRALEDMTYPRKAQRKEKTLAHEKQRAARIVITGRQSRNPLWVSVEDDNNTVQDSDGCVPSRCVTLMPYTLVSPRFPPICRPVLLLPTLLGRVLHKRLAEQQGYQLCEPELLMASEHAIQMQKGEILEECDSKTHLCYTLQGVEKIMKRGTHCVLPLGLDCVRRLHRAEIFPIIIYIMSTERSLRRLRHKLRQNVLTELQVLECSCSEEPLLDKLPCLYQSIPPESWHDSTTLIDTLKTVVSEEQQKIVWVESDTW; via the exons ATGGCTGAGAGTGTTCTAAATACTCCGGACCTGAAGGATCTGGAAGAAGAAGAATTGTGGGATCTTATCAATGATAACCGTCATGCTATCTCTCTTGGTGTCCGACCCTGTGTTCTCATCCCTTACCTGCGACAGGCACGGGTCCTCACAGACTTGGATGAGGATGAGATTCTCACCTGTTTCAATTTTACCAACCGTGGCATGAAGACAA GTCACATGATTGACTTGTTACGTGTACAGGGTCATAATGGTGCAATGGCTCTGCTTGAAAGTCTGATGATTCATTACCCTGCTCTCTACACACGGATCACCGGCCGCCAGCCCAGCATTGAGCCTTCAGGCTTCAGCG GCCTGATAAATTACAATGAGTTGACAGAGTACCTGGTTCGTGCAGTGAGCAGTATGCAGACAGAGCTACAAGTGGCACGGCACGAAGCTTCGCGGCTGCAAGGCAGATGTTGTCAGCTGGAGGGGAAACTAGAACAGACCCAACAAAATAATGAAGAGCTCAGCCAGATGCAGGGAGAGCATGCACGACTGCGCAGTCACCTGGATG GTTTAAACAGGGAACTGCTGAAACTGAAGGATGAGAAGTGTGATCTCTATGTCAGATATACGACAGCTCTTGAGGAGAAGTCTGCAACTATTGTACGCAACAGAGACCTGCAACTGGAG ATTTCCCAGCTGCAGCATGAGTTAAAAAAGGCAAGGAAAGAGACAGACTTTGAGAGGCAGCGTTCCTTGAAGAATCCCACTGACACACAGAAGCTCAAAGATGAGCTCAACGCTGTCCGCGCAAAGTTACTGGAGACTGAGACGTTGTTCCCA GTACAGCAGGATATCCTGGCCCATGATTTAAAGGAGGTCGAGAACAGACGTTCAGAACTTGCTGAGGAAGTCAGCAGGCTGAGTGAGGAGAATATACGACTCCAGCAAGAGAAAGAGGAG CTCCTAGAAGAGAAGGACTGTTTAGCCCTGGAGGTGGAGAAGTTGACTGTGGACTGTGAGATGTATCAGCACAGGAGTACCCTTTTCCATAGTCAGCTAGAAGAGGTGCAGgcagagagagacagg GCATATTTGTCCCGAGATGAGGCCCAGGCTCAGATTGCACGTAGTCTCGCAGAGAAGGACGTGCAGAGAGGCCAACTCATGGAGCTACAGGCGAGAGTTTTCGCCATGAAAGCCTGTAGCAAGCAAAGAGAAAGAAGAGAAAAATCCAGG GACAGGAAGTTCAGTTGCGATAGCAGCAGAGGTTCATGCAGTGAGTTCCCTCCATCCAGTCCCCAACCCAGAAGACAGCTATGCCGCTTGAATGCAATTCTTCCTGAGAGTTTTAACTCTTTTGATGCCTGTGAG TTCAATGATGAAGCAATCTGCAGTATCAGTTCCAATCAAGTGGAGCCCCCCTGTTCCGAATCTCTCCGCAGACGAGGCTTTGCCTCCAGAAGTGACGTGGAAGACATTTACAG CAGTCAGGATTCTCTCAGCTTTGACCATGATTATGTTTTCATTTCTAAAG GAGATAGTTTTGATGAGCCAAAATCACCCGCACAAATTCGCTGTTCTGCTAGCAGAAGGAGCCCTAATGAcag TGTCTCAAGAGCATCAGCCCCACCCTTCCTAATGCGCTGCAGACCTCAGGCTCTGCGTATCACTGGTCGCGTACTCACTGTGTTTTTCCAGGGAGAAATGCTGTTGAATCAAATACAGGTCA GGGGTAATAAGACCGGTGTGTTTGTGCATCATGTGACCGAAGGATCATCTGCTCAAAGCACTGGCATCAGTCCTGGATCTCAGATACTTCAG CTGAAGTATGAGCGGGAGCAGAGAGCTGTACAAATGGTTTTAGAAGACACCACTATGGAAGAGGCCCTGTGGGCCCTGGGGCAAGTCCAGGGACCATGCAACATTACACTGAGACCCAGCCAAGATG CTTATGAGAACCTGCTGCAGCAGCTAAAGAACGGCGAGGTGATGTCGGGTGATTCCTTCTACATCCGTGTAAACATGACAATACCAGGGGACACAGCTGGAACTCTCGCAGTCAAGTGTAACGACATTGTCCATGTGACAGACACTCACCATTCCGATGATGGCTCCTGGTGGGCCAGTCACTTGCACCCTTGTCACTTGGAAGATCTCAAGAGCGGGGCTCTGCCCAACTACTACAG AGCACAGAGGCTCTTAATCAGGGCTCTAGAGGATATGACCTACCCTCGCAAAGCACAAAGAAAG GAGAAAACTTTAGCTCATGAGAAGCAGAGAGCAGCGAGGATCGTCATCACTGGTCGGCAAAGCAGAAACCCACTGTGGGTCAGTGTGGAGGATGACAACAACACAGTACAGGACA GTGATGGCTGTGTGCCCAGCAGATGTGTGACTCTTATGCCCTACACCCTGGTCTCACCTCGTTTCCCACCCATCTGCCGACCAGTCCTCCTTCTTCCCACATTGCTTGGCCGTGTCTTGCACAAACGGTTGGCAGAACAGCAAGGTTATCAGCTCTGTGAGCCAg AGTTGCTGATGGCAAGTGAGCATGCCATTCAAATGCAGAAGGGGGAGATTCTTGAAGAGTGTGACTCAAAAACACACCTTTGCTATACGTTGCAGGGAGTGGAGAAGATCATGAAGCGG GGCACTCACTGTGTGTTACCCCTGGGTTTGGACTGTGTACGTCGTCTCCACCGTGCCGAAATCTTCCCCATCATCATCTACATCATGTCAACAGAGAGGAGTCTCCGCAGATTGAG ACACAAACTACGGCAGAATGTTTTGACTGAGCTGCAGGTGCTGGAGTGTTCCTGCAGCGAGGAGCCCCTTCTGGATAAACTGCCCTGCCTTTACCAGAGCATTCCACCAGAGAGCTGGCATGACAGCACCACCCTAATTGACACCCTGAAAACAGTGGTGTCAGAGGAGCAGCAAAAGATTGTGTGGGTTGAGTCAGATACCTGGTGA